A section of the Pseudomonas lini genome encodes:
- a CDS encoding DUF58 domain-containing protein, producing the protein MNALLPPEPGIRISLSELIKMRHRVREVQLFSTPSQRSPLIGLHHSKLRGRGVDFDQVRVYQAGDDVRSIDWRVTARTQEPHTKLFHEERERPIFIMVEQSCRLFFGSGLMFKSVLAAQAASLIGWAALGHNDRVGGLVFGDNEHYEIKPRRSKQSLLQLLNRLVRVNQSLHTEREPDRDAFGIALRRAREVLRPGSLVIVICDERALSDGAEQQLSLLSRHCDLLLLPVSDPLDHALPAAGLLRFAERGAQLELDTLNYDLRQAYRAQAEARIARWELLAQKLRVLLMPLSTQSEMVEQLREYLNPQRPGKGR; encoded by the coding sequence ATGAACGCCCTCCTGCCGCCCGAGCCGGGCATCCGCATCAGTCTTTCCGAGCTGATCAAGATGCGTCATCGCGTGCGTGAAGTGCAGTTGTTTTCCACGCCGAGCCAGCGCAGCCCGCTGATCGGCCTGCACCACTCAAAACTGCGCGGGCGCGGGGTGGACTTCGATCAGGTGCGGGTCTATCAGGCCGGTGATGACGTGCGAAGCATCGACTGGCGCGTCACCGCCCGAACCCAGGAACCCCACACCAAGCTGTTCCACGAAGAACGCGAGCGACCGATTTTCATCATGGTCGAACAGAGCTGCCGGCTGTTTTTCGGCTCGGGGCTGATGTTCAAGTCGGTGCTCGCCGCCCAGGCCGCCAGCCTGATTGGCTGGGCCGCACTGGGCCACAACGACCGAGTCGGCGGGCTGGTGTTCGGCGACAACGAACACTACGAGATCAAGCCGCGACGCAGTAAACAGAGCCTGCTGCAATTGCTCAACCGACTGGTACGGGTTAATCAGTCGCTGCACACCGAACGCGAACCCGACCGCGACGCCTTCGGCATTGCCTTGCGCCGCGCCCGTGAAGTGTTGCGCCCTGGCAGCCTGGTGATCGTGATCTGCGACGAACGCGCCTTGTCCGACGGTGCCGAGCAGCAGTTGAGCCTGTTGTCACGCCATTGCGACCTGTTGCTGCTGCCCGTGTCCGATCCGCTGGATCACGCCCTGCCCGCCGCCGGGCTTTTACGCTTCGCGGAACGGGGGGCGCAGCTGGAACTCGACACGTTGAATTACGACTTGCGCCAGGCGTATCGCGCACAAGCGGAAGCGCGCATCGCTCGCTGGGAGCTGCTGGCGCAGAAACTGCGGGTATTGCTGATGCCTTTGAGCACCCAAAGCGAAATGGTCGAGCAACTGCGCGAATACCTGAACCCGCAGCGTCCGGGGAAAGGTCGATGA
- a CDS encoding DUF4381 domain-containing protein: MSSLDQLQPLISPPPIGFWPPAPGWWLLLLLLPLIGFGLWQLRRFIPNKRPVVRAEQPLDPVRLAALAELARMPKPYDGAPAGAWLQQLNGLLKRLCRNHYPYSQSHTLNGRKWLAFLDNRCPAAGLTRWMVLVEGAYKPECKLDDKAIAGLTQAVDTWIRKHV; encoded by the coding sequence ATGAGCAGCCTCGATCAACTGCAACCGCTGATTTCCCCGCCACCGATCGGCTTCTGGCCGCCGGCGCCGGGCTGGTGGCTACTGCTGTTATTGCTGCCATTGATCGGTTTCGGCCTGTGGCAGTTGCGCCGTTTCATTCCGAACAAGCGCCCTGTCGTCCGCGCCGAACAACCGCTGGACCCTGTGCGTCTCGCGGCGCTGGCCGAACTCGCCCGGATGCCCAAGCCCTATGACGGCGCCCCGGCCGGTGCCTGGCTACAGCAACTCAACGGGTTGCTCAAACGCTTGTGCCGCAACCATTACCCCTACAGCCAGAGCCACACCCTTAACGGGCGCAAATGGCTGGCATTCCTCGATAACCGCTGCCCGGCCGCCGGCCTCACGCGCTGGATGGTGCTGGTGGAAGGCGCCTACAAACCCGAATGCAAACTCGACGACAAAGCCATCGCCGGCCTGACTCAAGCCGTCGACACCTGGATTCGCAAACATGTTTGA
- a CDS encoding VWA domain-containing protein — MFEFAWPWIFALLPLPWLMRVLLPVADSGEPALKVSFLSDLEGLARRRARANLPAWRQQAPFILLWLLLLIAAARPQWLGDPLPVAASGRDLLVAVDVSGSMDFPDMQWQDEGVSRLSLVQHLFGDFLESRDGDRVGLILFGSQAYLQSPLTFDRHTVRVWLDEARIGIAGKNTAIGDAIGLALKRLRQRPAQSRVLILVTDGANNGGEIDPLTAARLAANEGVKIYPIGIGADPEQSGTLGFLGINPSLDLDEPALKAIAQATGGQYFRAHDGEELQAIKRTLDQLEPVTQQPTQARPAQALYHWPLAMALLLSMLLVIRERWPDNPLQRLFTKERFLPSQLPDWRQRLKRLRLRRRR; from the coding sequence ATGTTTGAGTTCGCCTGGCCGTGGATCTTCGCCCTGCTGCCACTACCGTGGCTGATGCGGGTGCTGTTGCCGGTGGCCGACAGTGGCGAACCTGCGCTCAAAGTCAGCTTCCTCAGTGACCTCGAAGGCCTCGCTCGCCGCCGCGCCCGGGCGAATCTGCCAGCGTGGCGTCAGCAAGCACCGTTCATTTTGCTGTGGCTGCTATTGCTGATCGCCGCCGCGCGCCCGCAATGGCTCGGCGACCCCCTGCCGGTTGCCGCCAGTGGCCGCGATCTGCTGGTGGCGGTGGACGTGTCCGGCTCCATGGATTTCCCCGACATGCAGTGGCAGGACGAAGGCGTCAGCCGACTGTCGCTGGTGCAGCATTTGTTCGGTGATTTTCTTGAAAGTCGCGATGGCGACCGGGTCGGGTTGATCCTGTTCGGCAGCCAGGCCTATCTGCAATCGCCACTGACCTTCGATCGGCACACCGTGCGCGTGTGGCTCGACGAAGCGCGAATCGGCATCGCCGGCAAGAACACCGCCATCGGCGATGCCATCGGCCTGGCCCTCAAACGCCTGCGTCAACGCCCGGCACAAAGCCGTGTGCTGATTCTGGTCACCGATGGCGCCAACAACGGCGGCGAGATTGACCCGCTGACCGCCGCACGACTGGCGGCCAACGAAGGCGTGAAAATCTACCCGATCGGTATCGGCGCCGACCCGGAGCAAAGCGGCACCCTGGGATTTCTGGGCATCAACCCGAGCCTGGACCTCGACGAACCGGCCTTGAAAGCCATCGCCCAAGCCACCGGTGGCCAATACTTCCGCGCCCACGACGGCGAGGAATTGCAGGCGATCAAGCGCACCCTCGACCAACTGGAACCCGTGACTCAACAACCCACCCAAGCCCGCCCGGCCCAAGCGTTGTATCACTGGCCTTTGGCGATGGCGCTGCTGTTGAGCATGCTGCTGGTGATCCGCGAGCGCTGGCCGGACAACCCGTTGCAACGGTTGTTTACCAAAGAGCGGTTTCTGCCATCGCAACTGCCCGACTGGCGTCAGCGACTCAAACGCCTGCGTCTGCGGAGGCGTCGATGA
- a CDS encoding tetratricopeptide repeat protein: MIALWPHWFRPWWLLLLPLLGWLLWQLWHRQKRAGRWQMILPPAFHAALLSGGSGRESKLPWVALGLAWVLTVLALLGPSWQRVEQTSQKPADPLVVLLELTPEMLATDIVPNRLEQARRKLFDLLQNRSDAQTAIIVYAGSAHTLVPLSDDLSTSRNLLDALKPSLMPQAGHRADLAVAKALALLDQGALGQGRILLIGSSLTEQERQGIRQALDDKSTQFLMLGIGTAEGAPVAQDDGSFLKDDLGAILVPRLDGPSLKAFANGLGGRYRQARLDDADLRGLGLLDGPRDLRNDGQTLRLDTWADQGYWLLLPLLLLAACAGRRGWLFCLPLLFLLPQPSYAFDFEDLWLRPDQQGLHLLKQKRPAEAAQHFENAQWQGVALYEAGDYSGAAQRFAESNDAHAHYNRGNALAKSGELEAALDAYDQALERQPDLRPALTNKALVESLLKQKASTPPVEPDKTADGKTETITQEPPPGSATQPSNGEPKTDAEQTTPDAEQPPTTPPQPGANEVPGSELGDEQSTTPPRHPASDMIEGEQRQALEQWLRKIPDDPGELLRRKFWYEQQQHQDQEKTR; encoded by the coding sequence ATGATTGCGCTCTGGCCGCACTGGTTCCGTCCCTGGTGGCTGCTGTTGTTGCCGCTGCTGGGCTGGTTGCTCTGGCAACTCTGGCATCGGCAGAAACGCGCCGGTCGCTGGCAAATGATTCTGCCCCCCGCCTTCCATGCCGCGTTGCTCAGTGGTGGCAGCGGTCGCGAGAGCAAACTGCCATGGGTCGCCCTGGGTCTGGCCTGGGTGCTGACCGTGCTGGCCCTGCTGGGGCCGAGCTGGCAGCGCGTCGAACAAACCAGCCAGAAACCCGCCGACCCGCTGGTGGTGTTGCTTGAGCTGACCCCGGAAATGCTCGCCACCGACATTGTGCCGAACAGGCTGGAGCAAGCCCGGCGCAAGCTGTTCGACCTGCTGCAAAACCGTAGCGATGCGCAGACCGCAATCATCGTCTACGCCGGCAGCGCCCACACCTTGGTGCCGCTGTCGGACGACCTGTCGACCAGCCGCAACCTGCTGGATGCGCTCAAGCCGTCGCTGATGCCCCAGGCCGGTCATCGTGCCGATCTGGCGGTGGCCAAGGCCCTTGCGTTGTTGGATCAGGGCGCCCTCGGCCAGGGTCGGATCCTGCTGATCGGTTCGTCGCTGACAGAACAGGAGCGCCAAGGGATTCGTCAGGCGCTGGACGACAAGTCCACGCAATTTCTGATGCTCGGTATCGGTACCGCCGAAGGTGCGCCGGTCGCACAGGACGACGGCAGTTTCCTCAAGGATGACTTGGGCGCAATTCTGGTGCCGCGTCTGGACGGCCCCAGCCTGAAGGCCTTTGCCAACGGGCTGGGTGGACGTTACCGCCAGGCGCGTCTGGACGATGCCGACCTGCGCGGCCTCGGCCTGCTCGACGGCCCACGGGATCTGCGCAACGACGGCCAGACGCTGCGTCTCGACACTTGGGCCGATCAGGGTTACTGGCTGCTGCTGCCACTGTTATTGCTGGCCGCTTGTGCCGGGCGCCGCGGCTGGCTGTTCTGCCTGCCGCTGCTGTTCCTGCTGCCGCAACCAAGTTACGCCTTCGATTTCGAAGACCTGTGGCTGCGTCCCGATCAGCAGGGCCTGCACTTGCTCAAACAAAAGCGCCCGGCCGAGGCTGCGCAGCATTTTGAAAATGCTCAATGGCAAGGCGTGGCGCTTTATGAAGCCGGCGACTACAGTGGCGCCGCTCAGCGGTTTGCCGAAAGCAATGACGCCCACGCCCACTACAATCGTGGCAACGCCCTGGCCAAAAGCGGTGAGCTGGAAGCGGCGCTGGATGCTTATGATCAAGCGCTGGAGCGTCAACCGGATCTGCGCCCGGCCCTGACCAACAAGGCACTGGTGGAAAGTCTGCTCAAACAGAAGGCCTCAACGCCGCCCGTCGAGCCGGACAAAACCGCCGATGGCAAAACCGAAACCATCACCCAGGAACCGCCGCCGGGCAGCGCCACCCAACCCAGCAATGGCGAGCCGAAAACCGACGCCGAGCAAACCACGCCGGACGCCGAGCAGCCGCCCACGACGCCACCGCAACCGGGCGCCAATGAAGTCCCGGGCAGCGAGTTGGGCGATGAGCAAAGCACCACGCCACCACGCCACCCAGCTAGCGACATGATCGAAGGCGAACAGCGCCAGGCGCTGGAGCAATGGCTGCGCAAGATCCCGGATGACCCCGGCGAACTGCTCAGACGCAAATTCTGGTACGAACAGCAACAACATCAGGATCAGGAAAAAACTCGATGA
- a CDS encoding BatD family protein, translating into MTRFTAFLLALLLCTVQAQAAELVASVDRSRLNSGETVELTLETSDVTQFGKPDLTPLEPLFEVRGTRQVNQLNTLNGDTQATTRWIITLLPRQNGSVVIPSLQLGDVQSQPITVQVIESETQDSSTTLAPVFIEASLDQNSVYVQAQAILTLRIYHSVSLYDDSSLTPLQIPDARIEQLGESRTYEKVINGLRHGVIEMRYAIYPQHSGELTIPAQMFSATPVDTRPSQDATPQGPKPGKQMRVKSAEIPLMVKAKPGTYPADVPWLPARSLSLSESWSPEPDHLQVGDSLTRSLTLNAEGLASSQLPPLPATEINGLRRYPDQPVLGNQSSERGLIGSREDREALVPTRTGNIDLPSVEVVWWNTFEDHLEHSSLPARTLQVASNPSLIVDTPAGSLQVMSGANNEALWWWKLSTVILACTTLLGFGLWWRARSQPAILRAAQTGPSPRTLLDDLKRTCQANDSHATRQALDAWARQQPETLADMAARFVPLSDALDGLNGALYSETGQYWQGEDLWRAIRAIPTAEGVQDLVGDTGLPPLYPK; encoded by the coding sequence ATGACCCGCTTCACCGCCTTTTTGCTCGCCCTGCTGCTCTGCACCGTTCAGGCCCAGGCTGCGGAGCTGGTCGCCAGCGTCGATCGCAGTCGCCTGAATTCCGGTGAGACGGTTGAACTGACCCTGGAAACCAGCGACGTGACCCAGTTCGGCAAACCCGACCTGACCCCGCTGGAGCCGCTGTTCGAAGTACGCGGCACCCGCCAGGTCAACCAACTGAACACTCTCAACGGCGACACCCAAGCGACCACGCGCTGGATCATCACCCTGCTGCCCCGGCAAAACGGCAGCGTGGTGATTCCGTCGCTGCAACTGGGCGACGTCCAGAGCCAGCCGATTACCGTGCAGGTGATCGAGAGCGAAACCCAGGACAGCAGCACCACACTGGCGCCGGTGTTCATCGAGGCCAGTCTCGACCAGAACAGTGTCTATGTGCAGGCTCAGGCGATCCTGACCTTGCGCATCTACCATTCGGTGTCGCTGTACGACGACAGCAGCCTGACTCCGTTGCAGATTCCCGATGCGCGCATCGAACAGCTGGGCGAGTCGCGCACCTACGAAAAAGTCATCAACGGATTGCGCCATGGCGTGATCGAAATGCGCTACGCGATCTACCCACAACACAGCGGTGAATTGACCATTCCGGCGCAGATGTTCAGCGCCACGCCGGTCGATACCCGGCCGTCCCAGGACGCAACACCACAAGGGCCGAAACCGGGCAAGCAGATGCGCGTCAAATCTGCCGAGATCCCGCTGATGGTCAAGGCCAAACCCGGCACGTATCCGGCCGATGTGCCCTGGCTGCCGGCCCGCAGCCTGAGCCTGAGCGAAAGCTGGAGCCCGGAACCAGACCATTTGCAGGTCGGCGACTCGCTGACTCGCAGCCTGACCCTGAACGCCGAAGGCCTCGCCAGTTCGCAATTGCCACCGCTGCCCGCCACCGAGATCAACGGCCTGCGGCGTTACCCGGATCAACCGGTGCTGGGCAACCAGAGCAGCGAACGCGGCTTGATTGGCAGTCGCGAGGACCGTGAAGCCCTGGTGCCGACCCGCACTGGCAACATTGATTTACCGAGTGTTGAAGTGGTCTGGTGGAACACCTTCGAGGATCACCTGGAACACAGCAGCCTGCCGGCCCGTACGCTGCAAGTGGCGAGCAATCCGAGCCTGATCGTCGATACACCGGCGGGCAGCCTGCAGGTCATGTCCGGCGCCAACAACGAAGCCCTCTGGTGGTGGAAACTCAGCACTGTGATTCTGGCCTGCACCACCCTGCTGGGCTTCGGCCTCTGGTGGCGCGCCCGCTCGCAACCGGCAATCCTGCGTGCCGCGCAAACCGGCCCGAGCCCGCGCACCCTGCTCGACGACCTCAAACGCACCTGCCAGGCCAACGACTCCCACGCCACCCGCCAGGCCCTCGACGCCTGGGCCCGGCAACAACCGGAAACCCTGGCCGACATGGCCGCGCGTTTTGTGCCGTTGTCGGATGCTCTCGATGGTCTGAACGGCGCGCTGTACAGCGAAACCGGCCAGTACTGGCAGGGCGAAGATCTCTGGCGCGCAATTCGTGCGATCCCGACGGCCGAAGGGGTTCAGGATCTGGTTGGCGATACCGGCTTGCCGCCGCTTTATCCGAAATAA
- a CDS encoding exonuclease SbcCD subunit D C-terminal domain-containing protein, protein MRLFHTSDWHLGQNLHGQERDFEHACFLDWLLRQLKLDQPDVLLIAGDIFDTVNPPVKAQERLYDFIVSAHEQQPLLTIVMIAGNHDSGSRIELPAPLMRRLRTHALGRVLWLDDGQLDAERLLLPLPDASGEIVAWCLALPFLRPAEVTGAHLGDNYLRGIGQVHEWLIEAANIKRKPGQALIAISHAHMAGGSVSEDSERSLIIGNAEALPASLFGPSISYVALGHLHKPQKVNGEERIRYCGSPIPLSFSEINYQHQILDIHLDGETLVSVEPRLIPRSVHLQRLGSAPLAEILLQLADLPNIDLLADIQRQPWLEVRVRLDEPQPDLRHQVETALQGKAVRLVRIAAEYAGNGSRDGVDDGTTLIELDQLSPQELFSRAWQDNYGSEVDEQTLKDFAELLQDVQMESEQP, encoded by the coding sequence TTGCGTCTGTTTCACACCTCCGACTGGCACCTTGGGCAGAACCTGCATGGCCAGGAGCGCGATTTCGAGCACGCCTGTTTTCTTGACTGGCTGCTGCGCCAGTTGAAGCTGGATCAGCCCGATGTGCTGCTGATCGCCGGCGATATCTTTGACACGGTCAACCCGCCGGTCAAAGCCCAGGAACGCCTCTACGATTTCATCGTCAGCGCCCACGAACAGCAGCCCTTGCTGACCATCGTGATGATCGCCGGCAACCACGACTCCGGCTCACGGATCGAACTGCCCGCGCCGCTGATGCGGCGCTTGCGCACTCACGCCCTCGGTCGCGTGCTGTGGCTCGATGACGGTCAACTGGATGCCGAACGCCTGTTGCTGCCGTTGCCTGATGCCAGCGGCGAAATTGTCGCCTGGTGCCTGGCGCTGCCGTTCCTGCGCCCGGCCGAAGTGACCGGTGCGCATTTGGGCGATAACTATTTGCGCGGCATCGGCCAGGTTCATGAATGGCTGATCGAAGCCGCGAATATCAAGCGCAAACCGGGCCAGGCGCTGATCGCTATTAGCCACGCGCACATGGCTGGCGGTTCGGTTTCGGAAGATTCCGAGCGCAGCCTGATCATTGGCAACGCCGAAGCCCTGCCTGCCAGTCTGTTCGGGCCGAGCATCAGCTATGTCGCCCTCGGGCATTTGCACAAGCCGCAGAAGGTCAACGGTGAAGAGCGCATCCGCTACTGCGGCTCGCCGATTCCGTTGTCGTTCTCCGAGATCAATTACCAGCATCAGATCCTCGACATTCATCTCGATGGCGAAACATTGGTCAGCGTCGAACCGCGTCTGATTCCGCGTTCCGTCCACTTGCAACGACTCGGCTCCGCGCCGTTGGCGGAGATCCTGCTGCAACTGGCCGACCTGCCCAACATCGACCTGCTCGCCGATATCCAGCGTCAGCCGTGGCTGGAAGTGCGGGTTCGTCTCGACGAACCGCAACCGGACCTGCGCCATCAAGTGGAGACGGCGTTGCAAGGCAAAGCCGTGCGGCTGGTGCGGATTGCTGCCGAATACGCCGGCAATGGCAGCCGCGACGGCGTCGATGACGGCACAACCTTGATCGAACTCGATCAACTTTCGCCCCAGGAACTGTTCAGCCGCGCCTGGCAGGACAATTACGGCAGCGAGGTCGACGAACAAACGCTCAAGGACTTCGCCGAGCTGTTGCAAGACGTGCAGATGGAGAGCGAACAGCCATGA
- a CDS encoding AAA family ATPase, producing the protein MKILAIRLKNLASLAGPFEIDFTAEPLASAGLFAITGPTGAGKSTLLDALCLALFGAVPRLNNTGRDAKVPDADGEIGTGDPRTLLRRGTGEGYAEVDFVGIDGRRYRARWEANRAREKAGGKLQASRQSLRDIDQDQLLASQKGEYKAQLEAALGLNFEQFTRAVMLAQSEFSAFLKADDNDRSELLEKLTDTALYTRLGRRAFDKTKEAREAHKLLQDQATGVTPLSPEARAELDERFNDAQQQLKTQQAQLKQLELQHTWLKELRQVQDAQQSATEQLHSAQQHWNSLAGERLKLTRLEQLAPQRHQFARKTELTAQLTPLAAEIQQHTQQQTELTERQTQLEQSLSSAQTALTQAQSQHSSSAPLLRQAFEEQNTLARLVKDASLSADLKQQAEQACTQGQGTIQGLLDQQKQVAERLQRIAGELEQSTHLAPLSDAWNAYRDRLQQLMLIGNRLNKGQAELAALEQSAARAAEELATQRQSLEVLYKEAGAEPEAVAEQIQILGSLLQDNRKQLRAFEELTRLWASQQELDKRGTELQQRQLSAQQDRDRLTQDGVKTKAELSVAEQTLTVTRELLERQRLARSASVEELRAQLQDDQPCPVCGSPDHPYHQPEALLQSLGRHDESEQANAQKAVDLLKEKLTDLRAEVGGLIAQQKELLQQQEQLATQQLGLTPSLEAHPLSAQLLAQDASKRDTWLTQQSSQLNQSITQDEQRQTALLTLQQDAARLAQQLRSAEAASQQATQHLINQQRELSSDRHRLDEELKTFSTLLPADTLEALRNEPAATFMQLDRQIAQRLQQLDQQREELSEQQQRQQTLDKEQYQQQTRIQQQEAAQQQFTALAGQQQACQEKLTQLLGEHASAEQWQQQLDQAVEQARTAEATANQQLQTVRTRLVQLAAELKAQQERLLALETEDRDLNGKIADWRAQHPELDDGGLEDLLSVNDQHVSELRQRLQQSEKAIEQAKVLLQERDQRLLDHQAQHNGNLDAEQLATTLAELQNLFAASEHRCAELRAEQAEDQRRQNANQALAQQIADAYTEYQRWARLNALIGSATGDTFRKIAQAYNLDLLVHHANVQLRQLVRRYRLKRGGSMLGLLVMDTEMGDELRSVHSLSGGETFLVSLALALGLASMASSTLKIESLFIDEGFGSLDPESLQLAMDALDGLQAQGRKVAVISHVQEMHERIPVQIQVHRQGNGLSTLEVK; encoded by the coding sequence ATGAAAATTCTCGCGATCCGCCTGAAAAACCTCGCCTCGCTGGCCGGGCCGTTTGAAATCGACTTCACCGCTGAGCCCTTGGCCAGTGCCGGCCTGTTCGCGATTACCGGGCCGACCGGCGCCGGCAAAAGCACGCTGCTTGATGCACTGTGTCTGGCGCTGTTTGGTGCCGTGCCGCGCCTGAACAACACCGGCCGCGACGCCAAGGTCCCGGATGCCGATGGCGAAATCGGTACTGGCGACCCGCGCACCCTGCTGCGGCGTGGCACCGGCGAAGGCTATGCCGAAGTGGATTTCGTCGGCATCGACGGACGCCGCTATCGCGCTCGCTGGGAGGCCAATCGCGCCCGGGAAAAGGCCGGCGGCAAGCTGCAAGCCAGTCGCCAGAGCCTGCGCGACATCGATCAGGATCAACTGCTGGCCAGCCAGAAAGGCGAATACAAAGCTCAGCTCGAAGCCGCGCTGGGCCTGAACTTCGAACAGTTCACCCGCGCCGTCATGCTGGCCCAGAGCGAGTTCAGCGCCTTCCTCAAGGCTGACGATAACGACCGCAGCGAACTGCTGGAAAAGCTCACCGACACCGCGCTCTACACCCGTCTCGGTCGCCGCGCTTTCGACAAGACCAAAGAAGCTCGCGAAGCCCATAAGTTGCTGCAGGATCAGGCTACTGGGGTCACGCCGCTGTCGCCGGAAGCTCGGGCCGAACTCGATGAGCGCTTCAACGACGCTCAACAGCAACTCAAGACCCAGCAAGCGCAGCTCAAACAGTTGGAGTTGCAACACACTTGGCTCAAGGAACTGCGCCAGGTGCAGGACGCGCAACAAAGCGCCACCGAGCAACTGCACTCCGCCCAGCAACACTGGAACAGCCTGGCCGGTGAGCGCTTGAAGCTGACCCGCCTGGAGCAACTGGCCCCGCAACGGCATCAGTTCGCACGCAAGACTGAACTCACCGCCCAGCTCACGCCGTTGGCGGCGGAGATTCAGCAGCACACGCAACAGCAAACCGAGCTGACCGAGCGACAGACTCAACTCGAACAGAGCCTGAGCTCCGCCCAAACGGCGCTGACCCAAGCGCAAAGCCAACACAGCTCCAGCGCGCCCCTGCTGCGTCAGGCCTTCGAAGAGCAAAACACCCTCGCCCGTCTGGTCAAGGACGCCAGCCTCAGTGCCGACCTCAAGCAGCAGGCGGAACAAGCCTGCACTCAGGGTCAGGGCACGATTCAGGGTTTGCTCGACCAACAAAAACAGGTTGCCGAACGGTTGCAGCGGATTGCCGGTGAGCTTGAGCAAAGCACTCATCTGGCGCCGTTGAGCGATGCCTGGAACGCCTACCGCGATCGCCTGCAACAACTGATGCTGATCGGTAATCGCCTGAACAAGGGCCAGGCCGAACTGGCCGCCCTGGAGCAAAGCGCCGCCCGTGCCGCCGAGGAACTGGCCACACAGCGCCAGAGTCTTGAGGTGCTGTACAAAGAGGCCGGCGCTGAGCCTGAAGCGGTGGCCGAGCAGATTCAGATCCTCGGCAGCCTGCTGCAGGACAACCGCAAGCAACTGCGGGCCTTTGAAGAGCTGACGCGACTGTGGGCCAGCCAGCAGGAACTGGACAAGCGCGGTACCGAGCTTCAGCAGCGGCAACTCTCCGCTCAACAAGACCGCGATCGTTTGACTCAGGACGGTGTAAAGACCAAGGCCGAGCTGAGCGTCGCCGAACAGACCCTGACCGTCACCCGCGAACTGCTGGAGCGTCAGCGTCTGGCGCGCAGTGCCAGCGTCGAAGAACTGCGTGCGCAGTTGCAGGACGATCAGCCGTGCCCGGTTTGCGGCAGCCCGGACCATCCCTATCATCAACCCGAAGCCTTGCTGCAAAGCCTCGGCCGGCATGATGAAAGCGAACAGGCCAACGCTCAGAAAGCCGTCGACCTGCTCAAGGAAAAACTCACCGATCTGCGCGCCGAAGTCGGCGGTTTGATTGCTCAGCAAAAGGAATTGCTGCAACAGCAAGAACAGCTCGCGACTCAGCAACTAGGCCTGACGCCAAGCCTGGAAGCGCACCCGCTGTCCGCGCAGCTATTGGCGCAGGACGCAAGTAAACGCGATACCTGGCTGACCCAACAAAGCAGCCAGTTGAACCAGAGCATCACGCAGGACGAACAACGGCAAACCGCCCTGCTCACCCTGCAACAGGATGCCGCACGCCTGGCGCAACAACTGCGCAGCGCCGAAGCGGCGAGTCAGCAAGCAACACAGCACCTGATCAACCAACAACGTGAATTGAGCAGTGATCGCCATCGTCTGGACGAAGAACTGAAGACGTTCAGCACCCTGCTCCCAGCCGACACGCTCGAGGCCTTGCGCAACGAACCCGCCGCGACCTTCATGCAGCTCGACCGGCAGATCGCCCAGCGTCTGCAACAACTCGACCAGCAGCGCGAAGAACTCAGCGAACAGCAACAGCGCCAGCAGACGCTGGACAAAGAACAGTACCAACAGCAGACCCGCATCCAGCAACAGGAAGCTGCGCAGCAACAGTTCACGGCGCTGGCCGGGCAACAACAGGCTTGCCAGGAAAAACTGACGCAACTGTTGGGCGAACATGCCAGCGCCGAACAATGGCAGCAGCAACTGGATCAGGCCGTCGAGCAGGCGCGCACTGCCGAAGCGACGGCCAATCAGCAATTGCAAACCGTGCGCACACGGTTGGTGCAACTGGCCGCCGAACTCAAGGCTCAGCAAGAACGCCTGCTGGCGCTGGAAACCGAAGACCGTGATTTGAACGGCAAGATCGCCGACTGGCGTGCGCAGCATCCAGAGCTGGACGACGGTGGACTGGAAGATCTGTTGAGCGTCAACGACCAACACGTCAGCGAACTGCGTCAACGTTTGCAGCAGAGCGAAAAAGCCATCGAGCAAGCCAAAGTGCTGTTGCAGGAGCGCGATCAGCGCCTGCTCGATCATCAGGCGCAGCACAACGGCAATCTCGATGCAGAACAATTGGCCACGACGCTGGCCGAGCTGCAAAACCTGTTCGCCGCCAGCGAACATCGTTGCGCCGAATTGCGTGCCGAACAAGCCGAGGATCAGCGTCGACAGAATGCCAATCAGGCACTGGCGCAACAGATTGCCGACGCCTACACCGAGTACCAGCGCTGGGCACGCTTAAATGCGCTGATCGGTTCGGCCACCGGCGATACCTTCCGCAAAATCGCCCAGGCCTACAACCTCGATTTGCTGGTGCATCACGCCAACGTCCAGTTGCGGCAACTGGTGCGGCGTTATCGGTTGAAGCGCGGCGGCAGCATGCTCGGGTTATTGGTGATGGACACCGAGATGGGCGATGAACTGCGCTCGGTGCATTCGCTGTCCGGTGGCGAGACATTCCTGGTGTCGTTGGCCTTGGCACTCGGTTTGGCGTCGATGGCGTCGAGCACGCTGAAAATCGAATCGCTGTTCATCGACGAAGGCTTCGGCAGCCTCGATCCGGAATCCCTGCAACTGGCCATGGACGCCCTCGACGGTCTGCAAGCGCAGGGCCGCAAGGTCGCGGTGATTTCCCACGTGCAGGAAATGCATGAACGGATTCCGGTGCAGATTCAGGTTCACCGTCAAGGCAACGGCCTGAGTACGCTGGAGGTGAAATGA